The following are encoded in a window of Pseudomonas graminis genomic DNA:
- a CDS encoding bifunctional diguanylate cyclase/phosphodiesterase, with protein sequence MTVTEQLGALSSILTHGDLHSLFQPIVSLSDRRILGYEALTRGPSNSALHSPLNLFAVARQAGRLSELELACRESACRRFSQQKLEGKLFLNISPESLLEASHPPGRTLQLLQRYGIPPSRVVIELTEQTPTDDFGLLYNALYHYRDMGFSIALDDLGAGYSSLRLWSELRPDYVKIDRHFIDGIHQDAVKREFVGSMLQMAKASRALVIAEGIELQEELAVLIDMGVELVQGYLLCRPQEFPPRDARALLPKIDPSAATLTEETSDLSALLNEQPAVVQTTPTATVLEAFRKQANLNSLAVLDEQHQPIGIVHRHSLSDVLLQPFATELYARKPISRLMSDDFLAVELSQSLQQVSRLITSRARQRIEEDFIIMQNGAYLGLGRVIDVLKLITEVKIQQARYANPLTLLPGNVPIQQCLTRLLQQGRESMICYVDIDSFKPFNDIYGYGRGDEVLLCLAQCLNDRIDQSRDFVGHIGGDDFLMVLGSDDWRKRLYMLLEDFQNQCRRFYRAEHLEAGCFVALNRQGQRQEFPLLSLSIGVVHLYPEVCTTLDASQLAELASQAKHHAKEVMGASVHVINTREAEVMATLNQAVLG encoded by the coding sequence ATGACCGTGACTGAACAGCTGGGCGCTTTGAGTTCGATCCTGACTCACGGCGACTTGCACAGCCTGTTCCAACCGATTGTGTCGCTATCGGATCGGCGCATTCTCGGCTACGAAGCCCTGACTCGCGGCCCTTCCAACAGCGCGCTGCATTCCCCTCTGAACCTGTTCGCCGTGGCCCGTCAGGCCGGGCGCCTGAGCGAACTGGAACTCGCCTGCCGCGAGTCGGCCTGTCGTCGCTTCAGCCAACAGAAGCTGGAGGGCAAGCTGTTTCTCAACATCTCGCCGGAGTCGCTGCTGGAAGCCTCGCACCCGCCGGGGCGCACCTTGCAGCTGTTGCAGCGATACGGGATCCCGCCCAGCCGCGTGGTCATCGAACTGACCGAGCAAACACCAACCGATGACTTCGGTCTGCTCTACAACGCGCTGTATCACTATCGGGACATGGGCTTTTCCATTGCCCTCGATGACTTGGGCGCAGGCTATTCGAGCCTGCGGCTGTGGTCCGAGTTGCGCCCGGATTACGTGAAGATCGACCGGCATTTCATCGATGGCATTCATCAGGACGCGGTCAAGCGCGAGTTTGTCGGTTCCATGTTGCAGATGGCCAAGGCCTCGCGGGCGCTGGTGATCGCCGAAGGCATCGAGTTGCAGGAAGAACTCGCCGTGTTGATCGACATGGGCGTCGAGCTGGTTCAGGGCTATTTGCTCTGCCGACCCCAAGAGTTTCCGCCCCGGGACGCCCGTGCGCTGCTGCCGAAAATCGACCCTTCCGCCGCGACCCTGACCGAGGAAACCAGTGACCTCAGCGCCCTGCTCAACGAGCAGCCGGCGGTGGTGCAGACCACGCCCACGGCCACAGTGCTGGAAGCGTTTCGAAAGCAGGCCAATCTCAACTCGCTGGCGGTACTGGATGAGCAGCATCAGCCGATCGGCATCGTCCACCGCCACTCGCTGTCCGACGTGCTGCTGCAGCCGTTCGCCACCGAGCTGTACGCGCGCAAGCCGATCAGCCGGTTAATGAGCGATGATTTTCTTGCCGTCGAGTTGAGTCAGTCGCTGCAACAGGTCAGCCGACTGATCACCAGTCGGGCGCGGCAACGCATCGAAGAAGATTTCATCATCATGCAGAACGGCGCCTACCTCGGGCTGGGCCGAGTCATCGATGTGCTCAAGTTGATCACCGAGGTGAAGATTCAACAGGCGCGCTACGCCAATCCGCTGACCCTGCTGCCGGGCAACGTGCCGATTCAGCAATGCCTGACCCGTCTATTGCAGCAGGGCCGCGAATCAATGATCTGCTACGTGGACATCGACAGCTTCAAGCCTTTCAACGACATCTATGGCTACGGGCGCGGCGACGAGGTGTTGCTGTGCCTGGCGCAATGCCTGAACGACCGGATCGACCAGAGTCGCGACTTTGTCGGCCACATCGGCGGCGATGATTTCCTGATGGTGCTGGGCTCGGACGACTGGCGCAAACGTTTGTACATGCTGCTGGAAGACTTTCAGAACCAGTGCCGACGCTTCTACCGTGCCGAACATCTGGAGGCCGGTTGCTTCGTGGCACTCAACCGCCAGGGCCAGCGCCAGGAATTCCCGCTGCTGTCGCTGTCCATCGGCGTCGTGCATCTGTATCCGGAAGTCTGCACGACGCTCGACGCCAGCCAACTCGCCGAACTGGCCTCACAGGCCAAGCACCACGCCAAGGAGGTGATGGGTGCGAGTGTGCATGTGATCAATACGCGAGAGGCGGAGGTGATGGCGACGTTGAATCAGGCGGTTTTGGGGTGA
- a CDS encoding YkvA family protein: MKAPWNLIRYLPMAKRLMAAGRLPALLFAVAGKTASEGGRLGKIKDDLKLLQALCLAYWRGEYRAISGKAILSIVAGLMYFISPLDAIPDWIPGLGMLDDIAVLAWVMKHLEAELSAFRAWRALQNPEKLAVVERLPATPVLLEHEKKI; encoded by the coding sequence ATGAAAGCACCCTGGAATCTCATTCGTTATCTGCCCATGGCCAAGCGCTTGATGGCGGCAGGTCGTTTGCCCGCATTGCTGTTTGCCGTGGCAGGCAAAACGGCCAGTGAAGGCGGTCGACTGGGGAAGATAAAAGACGATCTGAAACTGCTTCAAGCGTTGTGCCTGGCTTACTGGCGCGGGGAATATCGCGCCATCAGCGGTAAGGCGATTCTCTCGATCGTGGCCGGCCTGATGTATTTCATCAGCCCTCTGGATGCAATTCCTGACTGGATTCCGGGTCTGGGGATGCTGGACGACATCGCCGTGCTGGCGTGGGTGATGAAGCACCTCGAAGCCGAACTCAGCGCGTTTCGTGCCTGGCGCGCGTTGCAGAACCCGGAAAAGCTCGCGGTGGTTGAGCGTTTGCCGGCAACGCCTGTCTTGCTGGAGCATGAGAAGAAGATTTGA
- a CDS encoding helix-turn-helix domain-containing protein — protein sequence MDLQVISRDGEPEYAVLPWAQYQALLRAAGVAHGPESESATHAEGHREQPAAAVDLPSFDQLGALREAKGLEVAQLARAVGISPSYLNLIESGAREPDAAIRRSLAWELGVAGWRGEA from the coding sequence ATGGATCTTCAGGTTATTTCGCGCGATGGAGAGCCGGAATATGCGGTGCTGCCATGGGCGCAGTATCAGGCCCTGTTGCGCGCGGCGGGTGTTGCGCATGGCCCGGAGTCCGAGTCTGCCACTCACGCTGAGGGCCATCGCGAACAGCCTGCTGCCGCAGTTGACCTTCCTTCTTTCGATCAGCTAGGTGCCCTGCGCGAGGCCAAGGGCCTGGAAGTGGCGCAGCTGGCCCGCGCAGTTGGCATCAGCCCGTCTTATCTGAACCTGATTGAAAGCGGCGCCCGTGAGCCGGACGCGGCCATTCGCCGGAGTCTGGCGTGGGAACTGGGTGTTGCGGGCTGGCGGGGTGAGGCATGA
- a CDS encoding FKBP-type peptidyl-prolyl cis-trans isomerase, whose amino-acid sequence MKQHRLAAAIALVGLVLAGCDKQASTVELKTPAQKASYGIGLNMGKSLAQEGMDDLDSKAVALGIEDAVGKKEQKLKDEELVAAFGDLQKRAEERMAKMSEESAAAGKKFLEENGKRKEVTTTASGLQYEIIKKADGPVPKPTDVVTVHYEGKLTDGKVFDSSVERGSPIDLPVSGVIPGWVEGLQLMHVGEKVKLYIPSELAYGAQSPSPTIPANSVLVFDLELLGIKDPAAAGANDAAGADEEEEAAPAAEPAKPAAKK is encoded by the coding sequence ATGAAACAGCATCGGTTGGCAGCGGCGATTGCCCTGGTCGGTCTGGTACTCGCGGGCTGTGACAAGCAAGCCAGCACCGTTGAGCTGAAAACCCCGGCCCAGAAAGCCTCTTACGGCATCGGCCTGAACATGGGCAAAAGCCTGGCTCAGGAAGGCATGGACGATCTGGATTCCAAAGCGGTAGCGCTGGGTATCGAAGACGCCGTTGGCAAGAAAGAGCAGAAGCTCAAAGACGAAGAGTTGGTTGCAGCGTTTGGCGACCTGCAAAAGCGCGCTGAAGAGCGCATGGCCAAGATGAGCGAAGAGTCGGCAGCCGCCGGCAAGAAGTTCCTCGAAGAAAACGGCAAGCGTAAGGAAGTCACCACCACCGCTTCCGGTCTGCAGTACGAAATCATCAAGAAAGCCGACGGTCCAGTACCGAAGCCGACTGATGTCGTGACCGTTCACTACGAAGGCAAGCTGACTGATGGCAAAGTGTTCGACAGCTCTGTTGAACGCGGCAGCCCGATCGATCTGCCAGTGAGCGGCGTGATCCCGGGTTGGGTCGAAGGTCTGCAGCTGATGCACGTTGGCGAGAAGGTCAAACTCTACATCCCTAGCGAATTGGCCTACGGCGCACAAAGCCCTAGCCCAACCATCCCGGCAAACTCGGTTCTGGTCTTCGACCTGGAACTGCTGGGCATCAAGGACCCTGCTGCTGCAGGCGCCAATGATGCTGCTGGCGCTGATGAAGAAGAAGAGGCTGCCCCGGCCGCCGAACCGGCCAAGCCAGCCGCCAAGAAGTAA
- the nirB gene encoding nitrite reductase large subunit NirB, whose translation MNTTVAPLNDVQTLIVIGNGMVGHHCVEQLIAAGALERYRIHVFGEEGQRAYDRVHLSEYFGGRDAESLAMSAASLYEQTGLALHLGVPVLEIDRARREVVTAKGHFSYDKLVLATGSYPFVPPIEGAEGHSRLVYRTLDDLDTIRAAASQAKRGVVVGGGLLGLEAANALKSLGLEAHVVEFAPRLMPVQLDDHGGAALKARIEALGVGVHLSRATQSISAGAEYRYRMNFAGDEFLETDLIVFSAGIRPQDALARQCELALGPRGGIAIDEHCRTSDADIFAIGECAAWNGSVFGLVAPGYQMARNVAAQLCDLDAEPFFGADMSTKLKLLGVDVGSIGDAHGALTGARSYRYIDEATGSYRRLVVSADGKKVLGAVLVGDNSYYDTLLQYAQNGIKLPADPSSLILPHSDGAPTLGADALPATATVCSCHNVSKASICSAIDGGCTDLAGLKACTKAATGCGGCAALLKSVFEHELIARGVTVDKSLCEHFAFTRQELYAFARVENIESFDEMLARHGKGHLGCDICKPTVGSILASCWNRPIMDPSLVPLQDTNDTFMANMQKNGTYSVVPRIPAGEITADGLIAIGAVAKKYDLYTKITGGQRIDLFGAQLHELPDIWAELIAAGFETGHAYGKSTRTVKSCVGSTWCRYGVQDSVQMALNIEDRYKGLRSPHKLKFAVSGCTRECAEAQSKDIGVIATENGWNLYVCGNGGMRPRHAELFATDLDDETLIRYIDRVLMFYIRTADKLQRTSVWRESLEGGLDFLKAVVVEDSLGLAAELEAQMQLVVDRYECEWANALKSPEKLKRFRTFVNDKAADPDIHFVKERSQRRPARAEELNLIAAVEVAR comes from the coding sequence ATGAACACCACAGTCGCCCCACTCAACGACGTCCAAACCCTGATCGTCATCGGCAACGGCATGGTGGGTCACCACTGCGTCGAGCAGCTGATCGCCGCCGGCGCCCTTGAGCGCTACCGCATTCATGTGTTCGGTGAGGAAGGCCAGCGCGCCTACGACCGCGTGCATCTGTCCGAATACTTTGGCGGTCGCGACGCCGAGTCACTGGCGATGAGCGCTGCTTCTTTATATGAGCAGACCGGGCTTGCGCTGCACCTGGGTGTGCCGGTGCTGGAAATCGACCGGGCGCGGCGCGAAGTGGTGACCGCCAAGGGCCACTTCAGTTACGACAAACTGGTGCTGGCGACGGGTTCCTACCCTTTCGTGCCGCCCATCGAAGGCGCTGAAGGCCATTCGCGACTGGTCTACCGCACGCTGGATGACCTCGACACCATTCGCGCCGCGGCCAGTCAGGCGAAACGCGGTGTGGTGGTCGGCGGCGGGCTGCTGGGACTGGAAGCGGCCAACGCGCTGAAGTCACTGGGACTGGAAGCCCACGTGGTGGAATTCGCGCCGCGCCTGATGCCGGTTCAGCTGGACGATCACGGCGGCGCCGCCCTGAAGGCGCGCATCGAAGCGCTGGGGGTTGGCGTGCATCTGTCTCGCGCGACGCAATCCATCAGCGCGGGTGCGGAATACCGCTACCGGATGAATTTTGCCGGCGATGAATTCCTCGAAACCGACCTGATCGTTTTCTCCGCCGGCATTCGTCCGCAAGACGCCCTCGCCCGTCAGTGTGAGCTGGCGCTGGGCCCGCGCGGCGGCATCGCCATCGACGAACATTGCCGCACCAGTGACGCCGACATTTTCGCCATCGGCGAGTGCGCGGCCTGGAACGGCAGCGTTTTCGGCCTCGTCGCGCCGGGTTATCAAATGGCCCGCAACGTCGCGGCGCAATTGTGCGATCTGGACGCCGAGCCGTTCTTCGGGGCGGACATGTCGACCAAACTCAAACTGCTCGGCGTCGACGTCGGTTCCATTGGCGATGCCCATGGCGCGCTGACGGGCGCGCGCAGTTACCGGTATATCGATGAGGCCACCGGCAGTTATCGCCGCCTGGTGGTGTCCGCCGATGGCAAAAAAGTGCTCGGCGCCGTGCTGGTGGGCGACAACAGTTATTACGACACCTTGCTGCAATACGCACAGAACGGCATCAAGCTGCCCGCCGATCCTTCGAGCCTGATCCTGCCCCACAGCGACGGCGCGCCGACCCTTGGCGCTGACGCCCTGCCCGCCACGGCAACCGTTTGCTCATGCCACAACGTGAGCAAGGCGTCGATCTGTTCGGCCATCGACGGCGGCTGCACGGACCTCGCCGGGCTCAAGGCCTGCACCAAGGCGGCCACCGGTTGCGGCGGTTGTGCAGCGCTGCTGAAAAGCGTGTTCGAGCACGAACTGATTGCCCGCGGCGTCACCGTCGATAAAAGCCTGTGCGAGCACTTCGCGTTCACGCGTCAGGAGCTGTACGCCTTCGCCCGCGTTGAAAACATTGAAAGCTTTGACGAGATGCTTGCCCGCCACGGCAAAGGTCATCTGGGTTGCGACATCTGCAAACCCACCGTCGGCTCGATCCTCGCCTCGTGCTGGAACCGGCCGATCATGGACCCGTCGCTGGTGCCGCTGCAGGACACCAACGACACCTTCATGGCCAACATGCAGAAGAACGGCACGTACTCCGTGGTGCCGCGCATCCCGGCGGGTGAAATCACCGCGGACGGCTTGATCGCTATCGGCGCGGTCGCGAAGAAATACGACCTGTACACCAAGATCACCGGCGGCCAGCGCATTGACCTGTTCGGCGCGCAGTTGCACGAGCTGCCGGACATCTGGGCCGAGCTGATCGCTGCCGGATTCGAGACCGGCCATGCCTACGGCAAATCGACACGGACGGTGAAGTCCTGTGTCGGCAGCACCTGGTGCCGTTACGGCGTTCAGGACAGTGTACAAATGGCGCTCAACATCGAGGACCGCTACAAAGGCCTGCGCTCGCCGCACAAGCTGAAGTTCGCGGTGTCCGGCTGCACCCGCGAATGCGCCGAAGCCCAGAGCAAGGACATCGGCGTGATCGCCACGGAGAACGGCTGGAATCTGTACGTGTGCGGCAACGGTGGCATGCGCCCGCGCCACGCCGAGCTGTTCGCCACCGATCTGGACGACGAGACGCTGATTCGCTACATCGACCGGGTGCTGATGTTTTACATCCGCACCGCTGACAAGTTGCAGCGGACGTCGGTCTGGCGCGAGTCCCTTGAAGGCGGGCTGGATTTTTTGAAAGCGGTGGTGGTCGAGGACAGCCTTGGGCTCGCTGCCGAACTGGAGGCGCAGATGCAGTTGGTGGTCGACCGTTATGAATGCGAGTGGGCGAACGCGCTGAAGAGCCCGGAGAAACTCAAGCGCTTCCGCACGTTCGTCAATGACAAGGCCGCTGACCCGGACATTCATTTCGTCAAGGAGCGCAGCCAGCGTCGTCCGGCTCGCGCTGAAGAGCTGAATCTGATTGCCGCTGTGGAGGTTGCACGATGA
- a CDS encoding bifunctional nitrate reductase/sulfite reductase flavoprotein subunit alpha: MASSSVKSVCPYCGVGCGIVLQVEDNRVIKVVGDKTHPSNFGRLCTKGITCGQAIAESGRMEFAYIRRQRSHEPVRAAMDAVISESARRLRGILDRDGPGALAFYVSGQMSLEAQYLANKLAKGFVRTANIESNSRLCMASAGSGYKLSLGADGPPGSYDDFDKADLFFVVGANMADCHPILFLRMMDRVKAGAKLIVVDPRRSATADKAGLFLQIKPGTDLALLNGLLHLLVENGDTDADFIASFTQGWDVMPGFLAAYTPAYVAQITGLGEAEIRQAAQMIGAAQEWMSCWTMGLNQSTHGTWNTNALCNLHLATGAICRSGSGPFSLTGQPNAMGGREMGYMGPGLPGQRSVLVDADRRFIEDLWRIPEGSIPHQPGGGTIDLFEQMRDGVIKACWIICTNPVASVANRTTVIDALKTAELVITQDAFLDTETNRYADILLPGALWAEGEGVMINSERTLNLTQKAVDAPGQALPDWQIIASVACEMGFADAFSYASVEEVFEEIKQAWNPATGYDIRGASYGRLRDQSLQWPCAPDDETVRSPIRYLSDSGAGPVKEGVTPRRPIIFPTANGKAVFFPRPHMPPAELPNDAFPMVLNTGRLQHQWHTLTKTGKVPTLNALNARPFVELHPDDALALGIREGDGVEIRSARGLAVLPAVISNRVLPGNCFAPFHWNDVYGEKLAINAVTNDAVDPISRQPEFKCCAVALRKVELIGHRFLDLPQAAAETQTAPNHAPLLTLLWASQTGNAEALARQFGDRLKTAGVPVQVAAMDSFSSERLDQLQNVALISSTFGDGESPDNGQRFWQILAARNERLESLRYAVLALGDSSYDRFCQHGKNLDQRLQQLGASRLIARVECDGEYQAHADSWFTGLQQALSLNLPTPSISDEAQLCGNQPSRTQPHLARLSLNRRLNGHGAAKDTRQLGLSLEDSGMTYEAGDALGVWPRNCPELVNELLELTGLNADQPVRGIKAGDVPLGQALAEQFEIARPGADTLAFIAERNGSNDLKTLLTEPFKSELKDWLWGRQLTDVLREFPIACSAEEWLDHLKPLQPRLYSISSSAKAHPDEVHLTVSAVRFGLRKGVSSTFLADRAGNCKVPIFLQPTRHFRPPLDGDVPMIMIGPGTGVAPFRAFLQERRARGDRGRNWLFFGEQHQATDFYYRDELQGLQQDGLLTRLSLAFSRDQAEKIYVQQRIQEQGAELWRWLEEGAHLYICGDASRMARDVDQALRRVISEQGGVSLEKAAEQLRCLTEQKRYLRDVY; this comes from the coding sequence ATGGCGAGCAGCAGCGTAAAGAGCGTGTGTCCTTATTGTGGCGTCGGTTGCGGCATCGTCCTGCAGGTCGAGGACAACCGAGTCATCAAGGTGGTCGGCGACAAGACTCACCCGAGCAATTTCGGCCGTCTGTGCACCAAAGGCATCACCTGCGGCCAGGCGATTGCCGAGTCGGGACGGATGGAGTTCGCGTACATCCGCCGTCAGCGCAGCCACGAGCCGGTGCGCGCTGCCATGGACGCAGTGATCAGCGAAAGCGCCCGGCGCCTGCGCGGGATTCTGGATCGCGACGGCCCGGGCGCATTGGCGTTCTACGTCTCGGGGCAGATGTCCCTGGAGGCGCAATACCTGGCCAACAAACTCGCCAAAGGTTTTGTGCGCACCGCCAATATCGAGTCCAACTCGCGGCTGTGCATGGCCAGCGCGGGCAGCGGCTACAAGCTCTCGTTGGGCGCGGACGGCCCGCCCGGGTCCTACGATGATTTCGACAAAGCCGATCTGTTTTTCGTGGTCGGCGCGAATATGGCTGACTGTCATCCGATCCTGTTCCTGCGCATGATGGACCGGGTCAAGGCCGGGGCGAAGCTGATCGTCGTCGACCCCCGGCGCAGTGCCACTGCCGACAAGGCCGGCCTGTTCCTGCAAATCAAACCGGGTACTGACCTCGCGCTGCTCAATGGCCTGTTGCACTTGCTGGTGGAGAACGGCGACACCGACGCCGATTTCATCGCCTCGTTCACCCAGGGCTGGGACGTCATGCCCGGCTTCCTCGCCGCGTACACGCCCGCGTACGTCGCACAGATCACCGGCCTGGGCGAAGCAGAAATCCGTCAGGCCGCGCAGATGATCGGCGCGGCGCAGGAGTGGATGAGTTGCTGGACCATGGGCCTGAACCAGAGTACCCACGGCACCTGGAACACCAATGCGTTGTGCAACTTGCACCTGGCGACCGGGGCGATCTGTCGGTCCGGCAGCGGTCCGTTTTCCCTGACCGGCCAACCGAATGCCATGGGCGGAAGGGAAATGGGCTACATGGGCCCAGGACTTCCCGGACAGCGCTCGGTGTTAGTGGACGCCGACCGCCGCTTCATCGAAGACCTCTGGCGCATCCCCGAGGGCAGCATTCCGCACCAGCCCGGCGGCGGCACCATCGACCTGTTTGAGCAGATGCGCGACGGCGTGATCAAGGCCTGCTGGATCATCTGCACCAACCCGGTGGCCAGTGTCGCCAACCGCACCACGGTCATCGACGCCCTGAAAACCGCCGAGCTGGTCATTACTCAGGACGCCTTCCTCGACACCGAAACCAATCGCTACGCCGACATCTTGTTGCCGGGCGCGCTCTGGGCGGAAGGGGAAGGGGTGATGATCAACTCCGAGCGCACCCTTAACCTGACACAGAAAGCCGTCGATGCGCCGGGGCAGGCCTTGCCCGACTGGCAGATCATCGCCAGCGTCGCCTGTGAAATGGGCTTCGCCGACGCCTTCAGTTACGCCTCGGTAGAGGAGGTGTTCGAAGAAATCAAACAGGCCTGGAACCCCGCCACGGGCTACGACATTCGCGGCGCAAGTTATGGGCGGCTGCGGGATCAGTCTTTGCAGTGGCCGTGCGCGCCAGATGACGAGACCGTGCGCAGTCCGATTCGCTACCTCAGCGATAGCGGTGCGGGCCCAGTCAAGGAAGGCGTCACGCCACGGCGGCCGATTATATTTCCCACCGCAAACGGCAAGGCGGTATTTTTCCCACGTCCGCACATGCCGCCGGCTGAACTGCCTAACGATGCATTTCCCATGGTGCTCAACACCGGCCGCCTGCAGCACCAATGGCACACCCTGACCAAGACCGGGAAAGTGCCGACGCTGAACGCGCTGAATGCACGCCCGTTCGTCGAACTGCACCCTGACGATGCCCTTGCGCTGGGCATCCGCGAAGGCGATGGCGTGGAAATCCGTTCCGCACGGGGGCTGGCGGTGTTGCCTGCGGTGATCAGCAACCGTGTCCTGCCGGGCAACTGCTTCGCGCCCTTTCACTGGAATGACGTGTACGGCGAAAAGCTGGCGATCAACGCCGTGACCAACGACGCCGTCGACCCGATCTCCCGGCAGCCCGAATTCAAGTGCTGCGCGGTCGCCTTGCGCAAGGTCGAGCTGATCGGGCATCGCTTCCTCGATTTGCCCCAAGCGGCGGCCGAGACGCAGACGGCACCCAATCATGCGCCGCTGTTGACGCTGCTTTGGGCATCCCAGACCGGGAATGCCGAAGCGTTGGCCCGGCAGTTCGGCGACCGGTTGAAGACTGCCGGTGTGCCGGTTCAGGTGGCGGCGATGGACAGTTTTTCTTCCGAGCGTCTGGACCAGCTGCAGAACGTCGCGCTGATCAGTAGCACGTTTGGCGATGGCGAATCTCCCGACAATGGGCAACGATTCTGGCAAATACTGGCTGCCCGGAACGAGCGTCTGGAGTCGCTGCGCTACGCCGTTCTGGCGCTCGGTGATTCGAGTTACGACCGCTTTTGCCAGCACGGCAAGAACCTCGACCAGCGCCTGCAACAGCTGGGCGCTTCACGGCTGATCGCCAGAGTCGAGTGCGACGGCGAATACCAGGCCCACGCAGACAGCTGGTTCACCGGGTTGCAGCAGGCGCTGTCGCTGAATCTTCCTACCCCGTCGATCAGCGATGAAGCGCAGCTTTGTGGGAACCAGCCTTCAAGAACACAGCCCCATCTCGCGCGTTTGTCGCTCAATCGGCGACTGAATGGGCACGGTGCCGCCAAGGACACGCGGCAACTGGGGCTGAGCCTTGAGGACTCGGGGATGACCTATGAAGCGGGCGATGCCTTGGGGGTCTGGCCGCGCAATTGCCCTGAGCTGGTGAACGAACTGCTCGAACTCACGGGGCTGAACGCCGACCAACCGGTGCGCGGCATAAAGGCTGGCGACGTGCCGCTGGGTCAGGCGTTGGCCGAGCAATTCGAAATCGCGCGACCTGGCGCAGACACCTTGGCGTTCATCGCCGAGCGTAACGGCAGCAATGACCTGAAAACACTCCTGACCGAGCCGTTCAAAAGCGAGCTGAAGGACTGGTTGTGGGGCCGACAGTTGACCGACGTGTTGCGCGAGTTCCCCATCGCCTGCTCTGCGGAGGAATGGCTTGACCATCTCAAACCGCTGCAGCCCCGGCTTTATTCGATCTCGTCGAGCGCCAAGGCGCATCCCGATGAAGTCCACCTGACGGTTTCCGCCGTGCGCTTCGGTCTGCGCAAAGGCGTTTCATCGACCTTCCTGGCGGATCGTGCGGGCAATTGCAAGGTGCCAATTTTCCTGCAACCTACGCGGCATTTTCGCCCTCCGCTGGATGGAGATGTGCCGATGATCATGATCGGCCCAGGCACCGGGGTGGCGCCGTTCCGGGCGTTTCTACAGGAGCGGCGCGCCCGCGGCGACCGGGGCCGTAACTGGCTGTTCTTCGGCGAGCAGCATCAGGCCACCGACTTTTACTACCGCGACGAACTGCAAGGCCTGCAGCAGGACGGCCTGCTGACCCGGCTGAGCCTGGCGTTTTCGCGGGATCAGGCGGAGAAGATCTACGTTCAGCAGCGCATACAGGAGCAGGGCGCTGAACTCTGGCGGTGGCTGGAGGAGGGTGCGCACCTGTACATCTGCGGTGATGCTTCGCGGATGGCGCGGGATGTCGATCAGGCGCTGCGTCGCGTGATCAGCGAACAGGGCGGCGTCAGCCTGGAAAAAGCGGCCGAACAGTTGCGCTGTCTGACCGAGCAAAAGCGCTACCTGCGGGACGTGTATTAG
- the nirD gene encoding nitrite reductase small subunit NirD — translation MSQANAAVMEMPKTQVWRAVCAREDLVLNSGVVALVGTAQVALFYVASIGGAPQVFAMDNRDPVTGVNVIGRGLIGSLGGDLVIASPLYKQHYRLKDGTCLEDAALRLRTWPVRLVGDVVEVNVG, via the coding sequence ATGAGCCAGGCCAATGCTGCAGTAATGGAGATGCCGAAGACTCAGGTGTGGCGCGCGGTGTGTGCGCGTGAGGATCTGGTGCTGAATTCCGGCGTGGTTGCGTTGGTGGGCACTGCGCAGGTGGCGTTGTTTTATGTGGCGTCCATTGGTGGCGCGCCGCAGGTGTTTGCGATGGACAATCGTGATCCGGTCACGGGGGTGAATGTGATTGGTCGGGGGTTGATCGGCAGTTTGGGCGGGGATCTTGTGATCGCTTCGCCTTTATATAAGCAGCATTACCGACTCAAGGACGGTACGTGTCTGGAGGATGCGGCGTTGCGGCTGCGGACTTGGCCGGTGCGGCTGGTGGGCGATGTGGTCGAGGTAAATGTCGGATAA